One stretch of Armigeres subalbatus isolate Guangzhou_Male chromosome 2, GZ_Asu_2, whole genome shotgun sequence DNA includes these proteins:
- the LOC134213220 gene encoding annulin-like isoform X1: protein MGNKCSSGCSRCSSEEHKDSDRCCSCCAMKWRRMWKPARADVDERGRLMGGRNPLAKPMLEMRNMDVVDAPTANVLTIKKVDLCIEENGKLHHTKRYELMSRDGENGPLPQLVVRRGQAFRLRLYCDRPFDRSRDAMSLILTVDGEQRPTHGHGSLVGIALQQYRHMIEDPLEWGAAIDFISGDLLEILVKPAATAAVTKWKLDFDTKLLSEGFGKSYSLPQPFYLLFNPWCKDDQVYLDEKPLRDECVMNDTTLIWRGSYNRLRPSVWKFGQFEKHILDCSLLLIEKVGKVTASHRGDPIRVCRAISAAVNSPDDDGALLGNWGNDFSGGTAPTKWVGSVEIMQQFYKKQKPVKYGQCWVFSGVVSTIARAIGIPSRVITNYASAHDTQASLTVDYFVDKNGKIMEELNSDSIWNFHVWNEVWMQRPDLGISSEGDYGGWQAIDATPQEMSDGMFRCGPASVLAVKLGEIVKPYDNNFLFAEVNADKVFWRYTGPAHPLKLIRKDVLGIGHFISTKAVGKWERDDITSSYKFAEKSPEERDTMMKALKQANSAFSRYYLNEDFNEVYFNFELRDDIKIGEDFSVILQIKNRSSEMVHVVNGSLNVETVLYTGKDRESVKSDNFTISLQPNTEEFIRLVVTFDEYFKKLRDQAAFNISCFATVEETEYEFFAQDDFRVRKPDIKIRLSDTPVSQSPVDVTISLLNPLPIALRKGIFHIEGSGIERPIIFKHSEVAVGETITNTFSLTPEFAGRATIAAKFTSKELDDVDGFLAFEAKPRPEDVLMETTDNEIIARTDIIE from the exons ACGCTCCCACAGCCAACGTGTTGACGATTAAAAAGGTAGATTTATGCATCGAGGAAAATGGGAAGTTGCATCACACGAAACGGTACGAGCTGATGAGTCGGGACGGAGAAAACGGTCCACTTCCGCAATTGGTGGTCCGGAGAGGGCAAGCTTTTCGTCTGCGGTTGTACTGCGATCGACCGTTCGATCGCAGCCGCGATGCGATGAGTTTAATATTGACGGTTGACGGTGAACAACGGCCGACTCACGGTCATGGATCGCTGGTGGGAATTGCTCTTCAGCAGTATCGCCACATGATCGAGGATCCTTTGGAATGGGGAGCAGCTATCGACTTCATCAGTGGAGATTTACTGGAGATTCTGGTGAAACCAGCTGCCACGGCTGCCGTTACCAAGTGGAAGCTGGATTTTGACACGAAACTGTTGAGTGAAGGATTTGGAAAAAGCTACTCACTGCCACAGCCGTTCTACTTGCTTTTTAATCCGTGGTGCAAGGATGATCAAGTTTATTTGGACG AGAAACCTCTACGTGATGAATGTGTGATGAATGATACGACCCTGATCTGGAGAGGATCATACAACCGGCTACGACCTTCCGTGTGGAAGTTCGGTCAATTTGAGAAGCACATCCTCGACTGTTCACTGCTGTTGATTGAAAAGGTTGGAAAAGTGACTGCTTCGCATCGAGGTGACCCGATACGAGTTTGTCGTGCCATCTCAGCAGCAGTAAACTCACCGGACGACGATGGAGCCTTGCTCGGCAATTGGGGTAACGATTTTTCGGGGGGAACTGCCCCAACCAAGTGGGTTGGATCAGTGGAAATTATGCAACAGTTCTACAAAAAGCAGAAACCTGTCAAGTATGGTCAGTGTTGGGTGTTTTCTGGAGTCGTTTCTACTA TTGCCAGAGCAATTGGGATCCCATCTCGCGTTATAACTAACTACGCATCTGCGCACGACACGCAGGCCTCGCTAACGGTGGATTATTTCGTCGACAAGAATGGAAAGATCATGGAGGAGCTCAATTCCGATTCCATATGGAACTTTCACGTGTGGAATGAAGTTTGGATGCAGCGTCCCGATTTGGGCATCAGCTCGGAGGGAGATTATGGCGGTTGGCAGGCAATTGATGCAACACCTCAAGAAATGTCTGATGGAATGTTCCGTTGTGGTCCTGCTTCGGTGTTGGCAGTAAAGTTGGGTGAGATTGTGAAGCCGTATGACAATAACTTTTTGTTTGCTGAAGTTAATGCGGATAAAGTGTTCTGGAGATATACGGGACCAGCTCACCCGCTGAAACTGATTCGGAAGGATGTTCTTGGTATTGGACATTTTATTAGCACAAAAGCCGTAGGAAAATGGGAACGTGATGATATTACTAGCTCTTATAAGTTTGCTGAGAAGTCACCAGAAGAACGTGATACAATGATGAAAGCTTTGAAGCAAGCGAATAGTGCATTCAGTCGATACTATCTCAACGAGGACTTCAATGAAGTTTACTTCAATTTCGAATTAAGAGATGATATTAAAATAGGGGAGGATTTCTCAGTG ATCcttcaaattaaaaatcgttCGTCAGAAATGGTTCATGTTGTCAATGGTTCTCTCAATGTAGAAACCGTACTATATACGGGAAAAGATCGAGAATCGGTGAAATCCGACAACTTCACAATAAGCCTTCAGCCGAACACTGAAGAATTCATCAGATTGGTGGTCACATTCGATGAATACTTTAAGAAGTTGCGTGATCAGGCAGCGTTTAACATATCATGCTTTGCAACTGTCGAGGAGACTGAATATGAATTTTTCGCTCAGGACGACTTCCGTGTTCGTAAGCCAGACATCAAGATTCGCCTATCTGATACTCCGGTGTCGCAGAGCCCGGTTGACGTTACCATCTCTCTACTCAATCCTCTACCCATTGCCCTCAGAAAAGGAATTTTCCACATTGAAGGGTCCGGTATTGAGAGGCCAATTATTTTTAAG CATTCTGAGGTCGCTGTTGGTGAAACAATTACCAACACATTCAGCTTGACGCCGGAGTTTGCTGGCCGTGCTACGATTGCTGCCAAGTTTACGTCGAAGGAGTTGGACGATGTGGATGGTTTCCTTGCCTTCGAAGCAAAACCTAGACCGGAAGATGTGCTAATGGAGACTACCGATAATGAAATTATCGCTCGAACAGATATTATCGAATGA
- the LOC134213220 gene encoding annulin-like isoform X2 has translation MSYLYDYVERFLPTAWRRKRIRRPPMIWSPPEYAPTANVLTIKKVDLCIEENGKLHHTKRYELMSRDGENGPLPQLVVRRGQAFRLRLYCDRPFDRSRDAMSLILTVDGEQRPTHGHGSLVGIALQQYRHMIEDPLEWGAAIDFISGDLLEILVKPAATAAVTKWKLDFDTKLLSEGFGKSYSLPQPFYLLFNPWCKDDQVYLDEKPLRDECVMNDTTLIWRGSYNRLRPSVWKFGQFEKHILDCSLLLIEKVGKVTASHRGDPIRVCRAISAAVNSPDDDGALLGNWGNDFSGGTAPTKWVGSVEIMQQFYKKQKPVKYGQCWVFSGVVSTIARAIGIPSRVITNYASAHDTQASLTVDYFVDKNGKIMEELNSDSIWNFHVWNEVWMQRPDLGISSEGDYGGWQAIDATPQEMSDGMFRCGPASVLAVKLGEIVKPYDNNFLFAEVNADKVFWRYTGPAHPLKLIRKDVLGIGHFISTKAVGKWERDDITSSYKFAEKSPEERDTMMKALKQANSAFSRYYLNEDFNEVYFNFELRDDIKIGEDFSVILQIKNRSSEMVHVVNGSLNVETVLYTGKDRESVKSDNFTISLQPNTEEFIRLVVTFDEYFKKLRDQAAFNISCFATVEETEYEFFAQDDFRVRKPDIKIRLSDTPVSQSPVDVTISLLNPLPIALRKGIFHIEGSGIERPIIFKHSEVAVGETITNTFSLTPEFAGRATIAAKFTSKELDDVDGFLAFEAKPRPEDVLMETTDNEIIARTDIIE, from the exons ACGCTCCCACAGCCAACGTGTTGACGATTAAAAAGGTAGATTTATGCATCGAGGAAAATGGGAAGTTGCATCACACGAAACGGTACGAGCTGATGAGTCGGGACGGAGAAAACGGTCCACTTCCGCAATTGGTGGTCCGGAGAGGGCAAGCTTTTCGTCTGCGGTTGTACTGCGATCGACCGTTCGATCGCAGCCGCGATGCGATGAGTTTAATATTGACGGTTGACGGTGAACAACGGCCGACTCACGGTCATGGATCGCTGGTGGGAATTGCTCTTCAGCAGTATCGCCACATGATCGAGGATCCTTTGGAATGGGGAGCAGCTATCGACTTCATCAGTGGAGATTTACTGGAGATTCTGGTGAAACCAGCTGCCACGGCTGCCGTTACCAAGTGGAAGCTGGATTTTGACACGAAACTGTTGAGTGAAGGATTTGGAAAAAGCTACTCACTGCCACAGCCGTTCTACTTGCTTTTTAATCCGTGGTGCAAGGATGATCAAGTTTATTTGGACG AGAAACCTCTACGTGATGAATGTGTGATGAATGATACGACCCTGATCTGGAGAGGATCATACAACCGGCTACGACCTTCCGTGTGGAAGTTCGGTCAATTTGAGAAGCACATCCTCGACTGTTCACTGCTGTTGATTGAAAAGGTTGGAAAAGTGACTGCTTCGCATCGAGGTGACCCGATACGAGTTTGTCGTGCCATCTCAGCAGCAGTAAACTCACCGGACGACGATGGAGCCTTGCTCGGCAATTGGGGTAACGATTTTTCGGGGGGAACTGCCCCAACCAAGTGGGTTGGATCAGTGGAAATTATGCAACAGTTCTACAAAAAGCAGAAACCTGTCAAGTATGGTCAGTGTTGGGTGTTTTCTGGAGTCGTTTCTACTA TTGCCAGAGCAATTGGGATCCCATCTCGCGTTATAACTAACTACGCATCTGCGCACGACACGCAGGCCTCGCTAACGGTGGATTATTTCGTCGACAAGAATGGAAAGATCATGGAGGAGCTCAATTCCGATTCCATATGGAACTTTCACGTGTGGAATGAAGTTTGGATGCAGCGTCCCGATTTGGGCATCAGCTCGGAGGGAGATTATGGCGGTTGGCAGGCAATTGATGCAACACCTCAAGAAATGTCTGATGGAATGTTCCGTTGTGGTCCTGCTTCGGTGTTGGCAGTAAAGTTGGGTGAGATTGTGAAGCCGTATGACAATAACTTTTTGTTTGCTGAAGTTAATGCGGATAAAGTGTTCTGGAGATATACGGGACCAGCTCACCCGCTGAAACTGATTCGGAAGGATGTTCTTGGTATTGGACATTTTATTAGCACAAAAGCCGTAGGAAAATGGGAACGTGATGATATTACTAGCTCTTATAAGTTTGCTGAGAAGTCACCAGAAGAACGTGATACAATGATGAAAGCTTTGAAGCAAGCGAATAGTGCATTCAGTCGATACTATCTCAACGAGGACTTCAATGAAGTTTACTTCAATTTCGAATTAAGAGATGATATTAAAATAGGGGAGGATTTCTCAGTG ATCcttcaaattaaaaatcgttCGTCAGAAATGGTTCATGTTGTCAATGGTTCTCTCAATGTAGAAACCGTACTATATACGGGAAAAGATCGAGAATCGGTGAAATCCGACAACTTCACAATAAGCCTTCAGCCGAACACTGAAGAATTCATCAGATTGGTGGTCACATTCGATGAATACTTTAAGAAGTTGCGTGATCAGGCAGCGTTTAACATATCATGCTTTGCAACTGTCGAGGAGACTGAATATGAATTTTTCGCTCAGGACGACTTCCGTGTTCGTAAGCCAGACATCAAGATTCGCCTATCTGATACTCCGGTGTCGCAGAGCCCGGTTGACGTTACCATCTCTCTACTCAATCCTCTACCCATTGCCCTCAGAAAAGGAATTTTCCACATTGAAGGGTCCGGTATTGAGAGGCCAATTATTTTTAAG CATTCTGAGGTCGCTGTTGGTGAAACAATTACCAACACATTCAGCTTGACGCCGGAGTTTGCTGGCCGTGCTACGATTGCTGCCAAGTTTACGTCGAAGGAGTTGGACGATGTGGATGGTTTCCTTGCCTTCGAAGCAAAACCTAGACCGGAAGATGTGCTAATGGAGACTACCGATAATGAAATTATCGCTCGAACAGATATTATCGAATGA